The following are encoded together in the Nocardioides sp. Arc9.136 genome:
- a CDS encoding TadE/TadG family type IV pilus assembly protein: MRRRLAHRDEGGAVAVMVGVLAVVLFGVAALAVDLGNAWARERSVQKQVDLTALSVSHLLPASETDLATITTAAAAYLVRNAASGQGTVLPGDLHNGSVLDGEVHLQDENGAPCQTDCVRLSVTAPQARVDFGLAGALGQGGTDVQRSATVQVFSSIPRGESVLPFWLPSGCALGPAMLDATPGSGPGKFGSTTVTADADEAATSARSAPSAATASPAATPAATPAATPTATPTATPTATPTATPTATPTATPTATPTVLPSDVQQGGHTVVGPIVPSVAWVGQTLTVSNLRLTKIPSNIDRASIRFVAPDGTWHEYAAMDVGRTDPLIVPPFSIGPEVTGTPGTWRVYGVVQEKNDRKLPQISVDHQTLTVNGTPPASAPPAPAPAPLPATGAGMDSEIVVPASTAVGCVGQQRGNFGQLDSPRKSGEGTADALALNIAAGLDHLLEPYRFASGAAVVKECGSGTRTIPGARLDDVSQDGRNCITGLPGNRVSPLGPGFLTGVGARPGRIAAERGSTTCQGRSDVSYGGATINNDVLSCFLRGGASLDDISKATGVTPAMLDPAVIRSPRFVWVPVVHAADRVQKGFQPIREFVPAFVTDESPVSTRGLSDATAANGIVLNGGGRQVQGIQVYVFNKDALPIEASAPTVAYDPVVGMKVGRLVR; encoded by the coding sequence ATGAGGAGGCGACTGGCGCACCGCGACGAGGGTGGAGCCGTCGCGGTGATGGTCGGTGTCCTCGCCGTCGTCCTCTTCGGGGTCGCCGCCCTCGCCGTCGACCTGGGCAACGCCTGGGCGCGCGAGCGGTCCGTGCAGAAGCAGGTCGACCTGACCGCACTGAGCGTGAGCCACCTCCTGCCGGCCTCCGAGACCGACCTGGCGACGATCACGACCGCTGCTGCGGCCTACCTGGTGCGCAACGCCGCCTCCGGCCAGGGAACGGTCCTGCCGGGCGACCTCCACAACGGCTCCGTCCTCGACGGCGAGGTGCACCTGCAGGACGAGAACGGAGCGCCCTGCCAGACCGACTGCGTACGGCTCTCCGTCACCGCTCCTCAGGCACGCGTCGACTTCGGCCTGGCCGGAGCGCTCGGACAGGGCGGTACGGACGTCCAGCGCTCCGCCACGGTGCAGGTGTTCTCGTCGATCCCCCGTGGCGAGAGCGTGCTGCCGTTCTGGTTGCCGAGCGGGTGTGCGCTGGGCCCGGCCATGCTCGATGCGACGCCGGGGAGCGGCCCGGGGAAGTTCGGCTCCACGACGGTCACGGCCGACGCGGACGAGGCCGCGACCAGCGCGCGGTCGGCTCCGAGCGCCGCGACGGCGTCCCCGGCCGCGACGCCGGCCGCGACGCCGGCCGCGACGCCGACCGCGACGCCTACCGCGACGCCTACCGCGACGCCGACCGCGACGCCTACCGCGACGCCGACCGCGACGCCGACCGCGACGCCGACGGTGCTCCCGAGCGACGTCCAGCAGGGTGGCCACACCGTCGTGGGCCCGATCGTCCCGAGCGTCGCCTGGGTGGGACAGACGCTGACGGTCAGCAATCTGCGGCTGACCAAGATCCCGAGCAACATCGACCGCGCTTCGATCCGGTTCGTGGCACCTGACGGCACCTGGCACGAGTACGCCGCGATGGACGTCGGCAGGACCGACCCACTGATCGTGCCCCCCTTCTCGATCGGACCCGAGGTCACCGGCACGCCCGGGACGTGGCGGGTCTACGGAGTGGTGCAGGAGAAGAACGACAGGAAGCTCCCGCAGATCTCGGTGGACCACCAGACGCTGACCGTCAACGGGACGCCGCCGGCCTCGGCACCGCCTGCCCCTGCGCCCGCGCCCCTCCCGGCGACCGGCGCCGGCATGGACTCCGAGATCGTCGTGCCCGCGTCGACGGCGGTCGGTTGCGTCGGGCAGCAGCGGGGCAACTTCGGACAGCTCGACAGCCCGCGCAAGAGCGGTGAGGGGACTGCGGACGCGCTCGCGCTGAACATCGCCGCCGGCCTCGACCACCTGCTCGAGCCCTACCGGTTCGCGAGCGGAGCTGCCGTGGTCAAGGAGTGCGGGTCCGGCACCAGGACGATCCCCGGCGCCCGCCTCGACGACGTGTCCCAGGACGGGCGGAACTGCATCACGGGTCTTCCGGGCAACCGGGTCTCCCCGCTGGGCCCCGGGTTCCTCACCGGAGTGGGGGCCCGGCCGGGTCGCATCGCTGCCGAGCGGGGCAGCACGACGTGCCAGGGTCGGTCGGACGTGTCGTACGGCGGCGCGACCATCAACAACGACGTCCTCTCCTGCTTCCTCCGGGGCGGGGCCTCCCTCGACGACATCAGCAAGGCGACGGGCGTGACGCCCGCGATGCTGGACCCGGCGGTCATCCGGTCGCCGCGGTTCGTCTGGGTGCCGGTGGTCCACGCCGCGGACCGCGTGCAGAAGGGCTTCCAGCCGATCCGCGAGTTCGTGCCGGCGTTCGTCACCGACGAGTCGCCGGTGAGCACCCGAGGGCTGTCGGACGCGACGGCGGCCAACGGGATCGTCCTGAACGGGGGAGGCAGGCAGGTCCAAGGCATCCAGGTCTACGTCTTCAACAAGGACGCCCTCCCGATCGAGGCGTCCGCGCCGACGGTGGCCTACGACCCGGTGGTGGGCATGAAAGTGGGGCGCCTGGTCCGCTGA
- a CDS encoding YraN family protein, translated as MTTTAARNHAVGQYGETLAARHLVAEGMALLDRNWRCEQGEIDLVLRDGRTVVVCEVKTRSGRVGGTPHEAVTDIKVARLRRLANRWLEEHGVAHLEARVDMVCVQLPRRGAAELDHVRGIG; from the coding sequence ATGACGACGACAGCAGCGCGGAACCACGCGGTGGGGCAGTACGGCGAGACGCTGGCCGCCCGGCACCTGGTCGCGGAGGGCATGGCCCTCCTCGACCGCAACTGGCGGTGCGAGCAGGGCGAGATCGACCTGGTCCTGCGGGACGGGCGGACGGTCGTCGTCTGCGAGGTCAAGACCCGCAGCGGCAGGGTCGGCGGCACGCCGCACGAGGCGGTGACCGACATCAAGGTCGCCCGGCTGCGACGGCTGGCGAACCGCTGGCTGGAGGAGCACGGCGTGGCCCACCTCGAGGCACGCGTCGACATGGTCTGCGTGCAGCTGCCACGACGCGGTGCCGCCGAGCTGGACCACGTGCGGGGGATCGGCTGA
- a CDS encoding TadE family protein: protein MEFALVAPLLLMLVFGIISYGYMLSFRQALSQAAAEGARAAAVSTVATSRESDAVKAVNEGLRSYGVTCAAGKLVKGSAQVGTCAVSAPASCAGHGTAPPLCLSVTVDYAYRAHPLTPAFPGLGTVLPDRLAYTSSARVS from the coding sequence GTGGAGTTCGCGCTGGTCGCCCCACTGCTGCTGATGCTCGTCTTCGGGATCATCAGCTACGGGTACATGCTCAGCTTCCGCCAGGCGCTGAGCCAGGCGGCGGCCGAGGGAGCCCGGGCGGCGGCCGTCTCGACCGTGGCGACCTCGCGCGAGAGCGATGCCGTGAAAGCGGTCAACGAGGGGCTGCGCTCATACGGCGTGACGTGCGCCGCGGGCAAGCTGGTCAAAGGCTCCGCGCAGGTGGGGACCTGTGCGGTGTCCGCTCCCGCCTCGTGCGCCGGGCACGGTACGGCCCCGCCGCTCTGCCTGTCAGTGACCGTGGACTACGCCTACCGCGCACACCCGTTGACGCCTGCCTTCCCCGGGCTCGGCACCGTGCTCCCCGACCGGCTCGCGTACACCTCGTCCGCACGGGTGAGCTGA
- a CDS encoding YifB family Mg chelatase-like AAA ATPase: MAFATAHTVSLQGAVGHLIEVQADVSPGIVATIVVGRPDVSLNEARDRCRMAIANSDLGWPATKRVTILLSPADLSKTGSHFDLAMAVAVLGANGAVPKPSLQGCLFVGELTLAGGLRSVPGVLPMVLAAARRGITEVYVPEPQAAEAAMVPGVSVYGMRSLAQVAAQLAGEEVPEAPPVAEQSGSRLLSWRGDDRLDDTDMVDVLGLADARYALEVAAAGGHHVMLTGPKGAGKTTLAERMPGLLPDLDGEESLELTAIHSLAGVLDPAGGMLTRPPFAAPHHDASKASLIGGGSGRVRPGAISRAHHGVLFLDEFPLFRTDVIEALRQPLESGDVTIARGEESATFPARGIVVVACNPCPCGEYSPVARDNQCKCGERARRDYRSRITGPLSDRIDITREVAPLKGGEVGAAPPEPTAAIRARVTAARDRQAQRYAGCGWRLNGHAPGPALRDLWPLTASAQRVLDDKISKGLLTRRGAVRVHRLAWTVADLAGAPGPGEVELCTALRLRTAEPLMLSDLTRRAG; this comes from the coding sequence ATGGCCTTCGCCACCGCGCACACCGTCTCGCTCCAGGGAGCGGTCGGCCACCTGATCGAGGTGCAGGCCGACGTGTCCCCGGGCATCGTCGCGACGATCGTCGTCGGCCGGCCGGACGTCTCCCTCAACGAGGCGCGGGACCGCTGCCGGATGGCGATCGCCAACAGCGACCTCGGGTGGCCCGCCACCAAGCGGGTGACGATCCTGCTGAGCCCCGCAGACCTGAGCAAGACCGGCAGCCACTTCGACCTCGCGATGGCGGTCGCGGTGCTCGGCGCCAACGGGGCGGTCCCGAAGCCCAGCCTCCAGGGCTGCCTCTTCGTCGGCGAGCTCACCCTGGCCGGTGGGCTCCGCTCGGTCCCCGGGGTGCTGCCGATGGTGCTGGCCGCCGCGCGCCGGGGGATCACCGAGGTCTACGTGCCCGAGCCGCAGGCGGCGGAGGCCGCGATGGTCCCCGGGGTGTCGGTGTACGGCATGCGCTCGCTGGCGCAGGTCGCGGCGCAGCTGGCGGGGGAGGAGGTGCCCGAGGCGCCGCCGGTGGCGGAGCAGTCCGGCAGCCGCCTGCTCTCGTGGCGGGGCGACGACCGGCTCGACGACACCGACATGGTCGACGTCCTCGGCCTGGCGGACGCCCGCTACGCCCTGGAGGTCGCCGCGGCCGGCGGCCACCACGTCATGCTCACCGGCCCGAAGGGCGCGGGCAAGACGACGCTGGCCGAGCGGATGCCCGGCCTGCTGCCGGACCTCGACGGTGAGGAGTCGCTCGAGCTGACGGCGATCCACTCGCTCGCCGGCGTCCTCGACCCCGCCGGCGGGATGCTGACCCGCCCGCCGTTCGCGGCGCCGCACCACGACGCCAGCAAGGCCAGCCTGATCGGCGGGGGGAGCGGACGGGTCCGCCCGGGGGCGATCAGCCGGGCACACCACGGCGTCCTGTTCCTCGACGAGTTCCCGTTGTTCCGCACCGACGTCATCGAGGCGCTGCGCCAACCGCTCGAGAGCGGGGACGTGACCATCGCGCGGGGCGAGGAGTCGGCGACCTTCCCCGCGCGCGGCATCGTGGTCGTGGCCTGCAACCCCTGTCCGTGCGGTGAGTACTCGCCGGTCGCGCGGGACAACCAGTGCAAGTGTGGCGAGCGCGCACGCCGGGACTACCGCAGCCGGATCACCGGGCCGCTCAGCGACCGGATCGACATCACCCGCGAGGTCGCCCCGCTCAAGGGCGGGGAGGTCGGCGCGGCGCCCCCGGAGCCCACGGCGGCGATCCGGGCGCGGGTGACCGCGGCTCGCGACCGCCAGGCCCAGCGGTACGCCGGCTGCGGGTGGCGCCTGAACGGGCACGCGCCCGGACCTGCGCTCCGCGACCTGTGGCCGCTGACGGCGTCCGCGCAGCGGGTGCTGGACGACAAGATCAGCAAGGGCCTGCTGACCCGGCGCGGGGCGGTGCGGGTCCACCGCCTCGCCTGGACGGTCGCCGACCTCGCGGGTGCTCCGGGCCCCGGGGAGGTCGAGCTGTGCACTGCCCTGAGGCTGCGCACGGCCGAGCCGCTCATGCTCTCGGACCTGACCAGGAGGGCGGGATGA
- a CDS encoding TadE family protein — translation MTGRRLTQRRGKEGGAAAVEFALVLPLLLLLVFGIVQYGLYFWTLQGGSDIARDAARQSAVGTPARCVDFRTSVRSQVETLNGAGEAASITRTYVDSMPPGINVGDTVKVRVEFPAADLQLPFLPFLHGGLVSTTAEARVEFVPSAPEACS, via the coding sequence TTGACCGGCCGTCGGCTCACGCAGCGCCGCGGCAAGGAGGGGGGAGCGGCTGCGGTCGAGTTCGCGCTCGTGCTGCCGCTCTTGCTGCTGCTCGTCTTCGGCATCGTCCAGTACGGCTTGTACTTCTGGACGTTGCAGGGAGGCAGCGACATCGCGCGCGACGCCGCGCGCCAGTCGGCTGTCGGCACGCCCGCGAGGTGCGTGGACTTCCGTACCTCGGTCCGGTCGCAGGTCGAGACGCTGAACGGCGCTGGGGAGGCCGCCTCGATCACCCGCACGTACGTCGACTCGATGCCTCCTGGCATCAACGTCGGCGACACCGTCAAGGTGCGCGTGGAGTTCCCTGCCGCCGACCTCCAGCTGCCGTTCCTGCCCTTCCTCCACGGAGGTCTGGTGTCGACGACCGCCGAGGCCCGGGTCGAGTTCGTGCCGTCCGCGCCCGAGGCGTGCTCATGA
- a CDS encoding tyrosine recombinase XerC, producing the protein MARVLADYERHLVSERDLTPHTVRAYTTDVSGLLEHAARLGHTDPAELDLRALRSWLAKQQTLGRSRTTVARRATAARVFTAWLLRTGRAATDAGASLGSPKAHKTLPPVLRADEAADLVRAAAERADDGSPVGLRDVAMIELLYATGIRVGELVGLDVDDVDRDRNVVRVLGKGRKERTVPFGRPAARALDFWTKHGRPHLAADGSGPALFLGVRGRRIDQRAVRTLVHRRIADVPGAPDIGPHGLRHTAATHLLEGGADLRSVQEILGHASLATTQLYTHVTTDRLRRAYQQAHPRA; encoded by the coding sequence ATGGCCCGCGTGCTCGCCGACTACGAGCGCCACCTGGTCTCCGAGCGGGACCTGACGCCGCACACGGTGCGCGCCTACACCACCGACGTCTCCGGCCTGCTCGAGCACGCGGCCCGGCTCGGCCACACCGACCCGGCCGAGCTGGACCTGCGCGCCCTGCGCAGCTGGCTGGCCAAGCAGCAGACCCTGGGCCGTTCCCGGACGACGGTCGCCCGCCGGGCGACCGCGGCCCGGGTGTTCACCGCCTGGCTGCTGCGCACCGGGCGAGCGGCGACCGACGCCGGCGCCAGCCTGGGATCGCCCAAGGCGCACAAGACGCTGCCGCCGGTGCTGCGGGCCGACGAGGCCGCGGACCTGGTGCGCGCGGCAGCCGAGCGCGCCGACGACGGCAGCCCGGTCGGCCTGCGCGACGTCGCGATGATCGAGCTGCTCTACGCCACCGGGATCCGGGTGGGCGAGCTCGTCGGTCTCGACGTCGACGACGTCGACCGCGACCGCAACGTCGTGCGGGTGCTGGGCAAGGGCCGCAAGGAGCGGACGGTGCCGTTCGGCCGCCCCGCCGCGCGCGCCCTCGACTTCTGGACCAAGCACGGTCGGCCGCACCTGGCCGCCGACGGTTCGGGGCCGGCCCTGTTCCTCGGTGTCCGCGGCCGGCGGATCGACCAGCGGGCCGTCCGGACGCTCGTCCACCGGCGCATCGCCGACGTCCCGGGCGCCCCGGACATCGGTCCGCACGGCCTGCGGCACACCGCTGCGACCCACCTGCTCGAGGGCGGCGCCGACCTGCGCTCGGTCCAGGAGATCCTCGGCCACGCGTCACTGGCCACGACCCAGCTCTACACGCACGTCACCACCGACCGCCTGCGTCGCGCCTACCAGCAGGCGCACCCCCGGGCCTGA
- the rpsB gene encoding 30S ribosomal protein S2, whose translation MAVVTMRQLLESGVHFGHQTRRWNPKMKRFIMTERNGIYIIDLQQSLAYIDRSYAFIKETVAKGGTIMFVGTKKQAQEAIAEQATRVGMPYVNQRWLGGMLTNFQTVHQRINRLKELDDVDFDNVAGSGRTKKELLQMKRERDKLEKTLGGIREMGRTPSAVWIVDTKKEHLAVEEARKLRIPIIGILDTNCDPDEVDFPIPGNDDAIRAVGLLTRVVADAVAEGLIARSGGKAAADTATAAEPLAEWERELLGGDAEKAAVEATGGDAATDEAPASEATGASSEGAASDEAAAAATDEPAAEQAVETADQAQA comes from the coding sequence ATGGCAGTCGTGACCATGCGCCAGCTCCTCGAGAGCGGCGTTCACTTCGGGCACCAGACCCGTCGCTGGAACCCGAAGATGAAGCGCTTCATCATGACCGAGCGCAACGGCATCTACATCATCGACCTGCAGCAGTCGCTGGCCTACATCGACCGCTCCTACGCCTTCATCAAGGAGACGGTGGCCAAGGGCGGGACGATCATGTTCGTCGGCACCAAGAAGCAGGCCCAGGAGGCGATCGCCGAGCAGGCGACCCGCGTCGGCATGCCCTACGTCAACCAGCGCTGGCTGGGCGGCATGCTCACCAACTTCCAGACCGTGCACCAGCGGATCAACCGCCTCAAGGAGCTCGACGACGTCGACTTCGACAACGTGGCGGGCTCGGGTCGCACCAAGAAGGAGCTCCTGCAGATGAAGCGGGAGCGCGACAAGCTCGAGAAGACCCTCGGCGGCATCCGCGAGATGGGTCGCACCCCCTCGGCCGTCTGGATCGTCGACACCAAGAAGGAGCACCTCGCCGTCGAGGAGGCTCGCAAGCTCCGGATCCCGATCATTGGCATCCTGGACACCAACTGCGACCCCGACGAGGTCGACTTCCCGATCCCGGGCAACGACGACGCGATCCGCGCCGTCGGCCTGCTGACCCGCGTGGTCGCCGACGCCGTCGCCGAGGGCCTCATCGCCCGCTCCGGTGGCAAGGCCGCCGCTGACACCGCGACCGCGGCCGAGCCGCTCGCCGAGTGGGAGCGCGAGCTCCTCGGTGGCGACGCCGAGAAGGCCGCCGTCGAGGCGACCGGCGGCGACGCCGCGACCGACGAGGCCCCGGCCTCCGAGGCGACCGGTGCCTCCTCCGAGGGCGCTGCCTCCGACGAGGCCGCCGCCGCTGCGACCGACGAGCCCGCCGCCGAGCAGGCCGTCGAGACCGCCGACCAGGCCCAGGCCTGA
- a CDS encoding pilus assembly protein TadG-related protein, with product MRRRSDEGGVTVLVAVSMTVLLLVAAFAVDLGMQRVARRDMQALSDIVALDLSREMTGHDAATVLASTAFRAAVKDAVARNDDKVLGSAPDVRVEVGRVVDGAFTAAGAVSYATSSATVSSPSVTAGSMVPNAVRVTASNGVDFAFATGRGEVSRAATASLSSFACYKLGSWATKVDTGDSALLDPVLRKIAEQSGAFSNGAAVAALSYTGLATAAVDLTQLAVRLGVGSVDQLATTTVTIKQLLVAVRALAQPASTAVVNVLDVLVANASSTVSVQLGKLVGVSSGAGSMAGATANLLDLVGGAVSAVNGTNLANVHLGAGIPGLANVNLRAKLVQGPRQYCGAPGDGTTIGVASDTEQLGVHVDGTLAPTTTSFVPPVIEGLLENVVSAQITAENHVAIDLSVAGTSSRLKAVTCGQPDGIVVDVENGVATLSVRTPLRARVGAKVLDGSFLGLPSLAEAVIAVDAEVLVRIAVGANGHVDVRVDVPPRSFDTPYDTGSGSASLQSVSRTWANISAHVGVLGGLLGAGIYISPANQTKLLDAILTSGLTRLFDPANPASLTATLLDPLLALAGARVGGSDVVLDSRPALSCSVPKLVG from the coding sequence GTGCGTCGCCGTTCCGACGAGGGAGGCGTCACGGTCCTCGTGGCCGTCTCGATGACCGTCCTGCTGCTCGTCGCCGCCTTCGCGGTCGACCTCGGGATGCAGAGGGTGGCGAGACGGGACATGCAGGCGTTGTCGGACATCGTCGCCCTGGACCTCTCCCGGGAGATGACGGGCCACGACGCCGCGACCGTCCTCGCCAGTACCGCGTTCCGTGCTGCGGTCAAGGACGCGGTGGCCCGCAACGACGACAAGGTGCTCGGCAGCGCGCCGGACGTCCGCGTGGAGGTCGGTCGCGTGGTCGACGGGGCCTTCACTGCCGCGGGAGCAGTCAGCTACGCGACGAGCTCGGCGACGGTGTCGTCGCCGTCGGTCACCGCAGGGTCGATGGTCCCGAACGCCGTCCGGGTGACCGCGTCGAACGGGGTCGACTTCGCCTTCGCGACCGGTCGCGGCGAGGTGTCGAGAGCGGCCACGGCGTCGTTGTCGTCCTTCGCCTGCTACAAGCTGGGATCCTGGGCCACCAAGGTCGACACGGGCGACTCCGCGCTGCTCGACCCCGTCCTCCGCAAGATCGCCGAGCAGTCCGGAGCGTTCTCCAACGGCGCGGCGGTCGCAGCGTTGAGCTACACCGGCCTGGCAACCGCCGCGGTGGACCTCACCCAGCTCGCGGTGCGGCTCGGCGTCGGGTCGGTCGACCAGCTCGCCACGACGACGGTGACCATCAAGCAGCTCCTGGTGGCCGTCCGGGCACTGGCCCAGCCCGCCAGCACGGCCGTCGTGAACGTGCTCGACGTCCTCGTGGCCAACGCCAGCTCGACCGTCAGCGTGCAGCTCGGCAAGCTGGTCGGCGTCTCGAGCGGGGCGGGCTCGATGGCGGGCGCCACCGCGAACCTCCTGGACCTGGTCGGAGGCGCCGTGTCCGCGGTCAACGGCACCAACCTCGCCAACGTCCATCTCGGCGCCGGGATCCCGGGCCTCGCCAACGTCAACCTCCGGGCCAAGCTGGTCCAGGGCCCCCGGCAGTACTGCGGTGCTCCCGGGGACGGCACCACCATCGGGGTCGCGTCCGACACCGAGCAGCTGGGCGTCCACGTCGACGGCACCCTGGCACCGACGACGACGAGCTTCGTGCCGCCGGTCATCGAGGGCCTCCTCGAGAACGTCGTCTCCGCGCAGATCACTGCCGAGAACCACGTCGCGATCGACCTCAGCGTCGCCGGGACGAGCTCGAGGCTGAAGGCGGTGACCTGTGGGCAGCCGGACGGCATCGTCGTCGACGTCGAGAACGGGGTCGCGACCCTCTCGGTCCGGACGCCGCTGCGCGCGCGGGTGGGGGCGAAGGTCCTGGACGGCTCCTTCCTCGGACTGCCGAGCCTCGCCGAGGCGGTGATCGCCGTGGACGCCGAGGTGCTGGTCCGGATCGCGGTGGGCGCGAACGGGCACGTCGACGTGAGGGTCGACGTCCCACCCCGGTCCTTCGACACGCCCTACGACACGGGCAGCGGGAGCGCCAGCCTCCAGTCGGTGTCGCGCACCTGGGCCAACATCAGCGCCCACGTGGGTGTCCTCGGAGGGCTGCTCGGCGCGGGCATCTACATCTCGCCGGCCAACCAGACGAAGCTGCTCGACGCCATCCTCACGTCCGGGCTCACCCGGCTCTTCGACCCGGCGAACCCGGCCAGCCTCACCGCCACGTTGCTCGACCCGCTCCTCGCGCTCGCCGGCGCACGCGTCGGGGGGTCCGACGTGGTGCTCGACAGCAGGCCCGCGCTCAGCTGCAGCGTGCCCAAGCTGGTCGGCTGA
- a CDS encoding M23 family metallopeptidase — MVSPTLAAAVLLLLPSPAGAGAPAGSGTDPVGEWPLRPEPAVVEHFDPPDDPYGAGHRGVDLLGSPGQPVHAALAGRVSWAGTLAGRGVVVVDHGTTRTTYEPVSAALAVGTVVTAGDMIGTLQVPGSHCFPRACLHWGWIEGETYLDPLDLVGAGPVRLLPLWRDEPVTGRVAVPVAHPSVAHPYDGWRPQARGCACW; from the coding sequence ATGGTCTCCCCGACACTCGCCGCCGCCGTCCTCCTGCTGCTCCCGTCCCCCGCCGGTGCGGGCGCGCCGGCCGGCTCCGGGACCGACCCGGTCGGCGAGTGGCCGCTGCGGCCGGAGCCGGCGGTCGTCGAGCACTTCGACCCACCCGACGACCCGTACGGCGCGGGCCACCGCGGTGTCGACCTGCTCGGCTCCCCCGGGCAACCGGTCCACGCGGCGCTCGCCGGCCGGGTCTCGTGGGCCGGCACCCTCGCCGGGCGTGGCGTCGTCGTGGTCGACCACGGCACGACCCGGACGACCTACGAGCCGGTCTCCGCTGCCCTGGCCGTGGGGACCGTCGTGACCGCCGGCGACATGATCGGCACGCTGCAGGTCCCCGGCTCGCACTGCTTCCCGCGCGCGTGCCTGCACTGGGGGTGGATCGAGGGCGAGACGTACCTCGACCCCCTCGACCTCGTCGGGGCGGGACCGGTGCGGCTCCTGCCGCTGTGGCGCGACGAGCCGGTCACCGGGCGGGTCGCCGTCCCTGTCGCCCACCCCTCCGTCGCCCACCCCTACGACGGGTGGCGACCTCAGGCCCGGGGGTGCGCCTGCTGGTAG
- the dprA gene encoding DNA-processing protein DprA, translating into MSEPSPSTPDTPPDTRPDHTRDRTPGEPSDRERVARVALSRLTEPGDPRIAGLTAELGAVELHQALAHERDPGNGVLTDVAERLATMEPERDLEIAARLGIRFVVPGDAEWPAQLDGLGSAGDVQGRTGAPLGLWARGPLRLDGLDGSLAVVGSRSATTYGADVAASIGACAAGAGVPVVSGAAFGIDQAAHRGAIAVDGPTVAVLACGVDRAYPAAHRSLLAHLAAEGLVVSELPPGSAPTRLRFLARNRLIAALTRGTVVVEAAVRSGALNTANWAGRLNRVLMGVPGPVTSAPSQGVHQLVRTGAATLVTSGEDVLELIGVSGAHLVEEPRGPVRQRDRLSLRQQQVLDAVPVASGARSDSIARAAGLGLVEVRSGLVRLHALGLVDEGPDGWRLAALAHR; encoded by the coding sequence ATGAGCGAGCCGTCCCCGTCGACGCCGGACACCCCGCCGGACACCCGGCCGGACCACACGCGGGACAGGACGCCCGGGGAGCCGTCGGACCGCGAGCGGGTGGCACGCGTCGCCCTGTCGCGGCTGACCGAGCCCGGCGACCCGCGCATCGCCGGGCTCACCGCCGAGCTCGGCGCGGTCGAGCTGCACCAGGCCCTCGCCCACGAGCGGGACCCGGGCAACGGGGTCCTGACCGACGTCGCGGAGCGGCTGGCGACCATGGAGCCGGAGCGCGACCTGGAGATCGCCGCCCGGCTGGGCATCCGGTTCGTCGTCCCGGGCGACGCCGAGTGGCCGGCGCAGCTCGACGGGCTCGGGTCCGCGGGGGACGTGCAGGGGCGCACCGGCGCACCCCTCGGCCTGTGGGCGAGAGGGCCTCTGCGTCTCGACGGGCTCGACGGCTCGCTGGCGGTGGTCGGCTCCCGCTCCGCCACGACGTACGGCGCGGACGTCGCCGCCTCGATCGGCGCCTGCGCCGCCGGGGCCGGCGTCCCGGTGGTCTCCGGCGCGGCGTTCGGGATCGACCAGGCGGCCCACCGCGGGGCGATCGCGGTCGACGGCCCGACCGTGGCCGTCCTGGCCTGCGGGGTCGACCGGGCCTACCCTGCCGCGCACCGCTCGTTGCTGGCCCACCTCGCAGCGGAGGGGCTGGTCGTCTCCGAGCTCCCGCCGGGGTCGGCACCGACCCGGCTGCGCTTCCTCGCCCGGAACCGGCTCATCGCTGCCCTGACGCGAGGCACGGTCGTCGTCGAGGCGGCCGTGCGGAGCGGCGCGCTGAACACCGCCAACTGGGCCGGACGGCTCAACCGCGTCCTGATGGGCGTTCCCGGCCCGGTGACGAGCGCGCCCTCCCAGGGTGTGCACCAGCTGGTGCGAACCGGCGCGGCCACCCTGGTGACGTCCGGGGAGGACGTCCTGGAGCTGATCGGGGTCTCCGGAGCCCACCTGGTCGAGGAGCCGCGTGGGCCGGTGCGCCAGCGGGACCGGTTGTCGCTGCGCCAGCAGCAGGTGCTCGACGCGGTGCCGGTCGCGTCCGGGGCCAGGTCCGACTCGATCGCGCGAGCGGCCGGGCTCGGGCTGGTCGAGGTGCGTTCCGGGCTGGTGCGCCTGCACGCCCTCGGTCTCGTCGACGAGGGACCGGACGGGTGGCGGCTCGCCGCGCTGGCTCACCGGTGA